A window of Sedimentibacter sp. MB31-C6 genomic DNA:
AATTTCAACAATCTTGTCAATTAACAACATTGGATATCTATGTGGTATAATATTTTGAATTTTATTAATATCGTATTCCATTTTTGACTCCATTAACTATTTTTAATATATCTTTTTATAACTAAAGTTGCATTATGTCCACCAAAACCAAAGGCATTAGAAAGAGCGTAACCAATTTCCTTATTAATTCCTACATTAGGAACAAAATTCAATCCTAAATCAGGATCTGACACTTTATGATTGATAGTTGCTGGAATATATGAATCTTCTAAAGCTTTAGCACACACTATTGCTTCAACAGCCCCAGCAGCTCCTAAAAGATGCCCAGTCATAGATTTAGTTGAGCTTATTGGTACTTCTTTTGCATAATCACTGAATATTTTTTTAATAGCCTGTGTTTCAAATTTATCATTATATAATGTACTTGTTCCATGAGCATTAATATAACCTATATCTTGTGGTTCTATATCTGCATCCTTAATTGCATTTTCCATAGACTTTGATGCACCTTCTGAGTTTGGATCTGGAGATGTCATGTGATACGCATCGCATGTAGCACCATAACCTACTACTTCAGCATATATTTTAGCTCCTCTGTTAACTGCATGGTCATAATCTTCTAAAACTAAAATACCTGCGCCTTCACCCATTACAAAACCACTTCTTTCTTTGTCAAAAGGAATTGATGCTCTATTTGCATCTGTAGTTGTAGATAGTGTAGTTAAAGCAGTAAAACCTGCAATAGAACATGGAGTTATAGCTGCTTCAGCTCCTCCAGTAATCATTACATCACATTCACCATTTTGTATTTTTCTAAAAGACTCTCCAATAGCATTTGCACCTGTAGCACATGCAGTAACTGTACTAAAATTTACCGCTTTCGCCTTATATTTGATAGCCACTAACCCTGATGCAATGTTAGAAAGCATCATTGGTATAAAAAATGTTGAAACTCTATTTGGACCCTTTGTTAATAACTTTTCATGTTCCTTTTCAATCGTGTGGATACCACCAACTGCACTTCCTACTATAACACCAAACCTATTACTATCTACATTTTCAATATCAAGGCCTGAATCCTTAACTGCTAAATCAGATGCAACAACTGCAAATTGACTATATCTATCTTGTCTCTTTGCTTCTTTTTTTTCCATATAATCAACTGGATTAAAATCCTTTACTTCTCCTGCTAACTTAACACTGTAATCTGTTGTATCAAAAGATTCAATTGGACTTATTCCACATTTTCCCTTTTTGACATTTTCCCAAAATGTTTCTAAACCAGTTCCTATAGGACTTACAACTCCCATTCCAGTTATAACTACTCTTTTTTTCATTATTTCCTCCATTTTCAATAATTACAAGCATTTGTTTAACAATAATTCCTCATTGATACAATGCATACTCTACAGTTATCTAATCGTTAGTTATAGTTCATTTATATTCGTTACATATAAAATCCACCATTAACAGATAAAATTTGACCAGTTATATAAGATGATTTTTCTGATATTAAAAATTCAACTGCATCAGCAATATCTTTCGGTTGGCCTAATCTTTGCAATGGTATGTTTTTCATCATTTCTTTTCTTGTATCTTCAGGGATTTTATCAGTCATTTCCGTTTGAATAAATCCTGGTGCTATTGCATTTACTAATATGTTCTTCCTAGCTAATTCTCTTGCCATAGACTTAGTCAGTCCAATTATGCCAGCCTTAGAGGCAGAATAATTAACTTGACCAGCATTTCCTGCAAGACCTACTACAGATGAAATATTAATTACTCTTCCATATTTTTGTTTTAACATCTTCTTTGATATGTGTTTACAGCAATTAAAAGTTCCCTTTAAATTTGTATCTATAACTAAATCAAATTCTTCCTCAGCCATAAGAGGTAAAATATTATCCTTTGTAATTCCTGCATTATTAATTAAAACATCCACAGCACCAAACTTTGAGTATGCTTCTTCTATTAGATTTTTAGCTTCATTATATTTTGAAATATCACATTGTATTATCAAGTTTTGTGTATCTTTATTTGTAAAACTTTTTATTAACTCTTCCATTGATTTGGTATTGCTTCTGTAATTCAAAACAAGGTTATATCCTAACTCATTTAACCTTGTAGCTATAACTGCTCCTATACCTTTGGAAGCTCCTGTTACTATTGCAGTTTTCATAATATTCCTTTCTTAATTAAGCATAAGATAATTCTAAATACTTATTTAATGTTTCTATATTCTCTATGTTAATAAACTTAACACTTTTATCTATTTTCTTTATAAAGCTGCATAATGTTTTTCCAGGTCCAATTTCAACAAACGTATTAACTCCATCAGCTATCATTTTCCTTACACAAGCTTCCCATCTTACTGGGTTATAAACTTGTTTTTCAAGTTTACTTTTAATTTCTTCTTCATTCTGATAGTATTCTGTATCAACGTTAGATACAACATTACATTCAGGTCTTTTAAAATTAACTTTTAATAAATCTTCCTTTAGTTTATTACCTGCAGGCTTAAGCATAGATGTATGAAAAGGTGCGCTAACCTGAAGTTTTACAGCTTTCTTTATATTAAAATTTGTAGTTTCTTTTAAGGCATATTCAATTGCATTGCTTTTTCCTCCAGCTGCAATTTGACCTGGGCAATTAAAATTAGCAGGTTCCAACAAATCACAATTATTAGTAACATGATTACAGAAACGAATTGCATCTTCATCTGAGCATCCTAATAATGCTAACATACCGCCTTCTCCTACTGGAACGGCATTTTGCATATAATTACCTCTATTGTAAACAAGTTTAACTGCAGTTTCGAAATCAATAGCTCCTGAAGCTGTCAAAGCAGAATATTCACCTAGACTTAAACCACCCATTGCAAAAGAATTACTTTTATTATTCTTTATAACCTCATATATAGCCATGCAAACTGTTAAAATAGCTGGCTGTGTTATCTTCGTTACACTTAAATCTTCATTTGAACCTTCAAAACATATCTTTGCTATATCAAATCCTAAAGCTTCATTAGCTCTTTCAAATATGTCCTTACTTTCGTTAAAGTTTTCATAGAATTCTTTTCCCATACCTGCATATTGTGCGCCTTGGCCAGGGAAAACAAAAGCTGTTTTATTCATTACACCCTCCTGATATAAATCCATGTAGATTATTAATTAAGGTTTCCGCTTCATAAAACATTTCTGTAATAATTTCTTCACAAGTTTGTTCCTTCTTAACTAAGCCGGCTATTTGTCCTGACATTACAGAACCATAATCTACATCACCTTCTATAGCTGCCTTATAAAGTCTACCCCTACCTAAACTCTCCATTTCTTCTACAGTAGCATTGTTTTTTTCTAAGTCCTTAAACTTAGTGACTAATTTATTTTTTAATACTCTAACAGGATGACCTGTTTTTCTACCAGTTACGGCAGTATCTGTATCTTTTGATTTAATTACTTTATTTTTATAATTTTGATGAACATTACATTCCTTTGCTGATAAAAATCTTGTTCCTACTTGAACTCCATCTGCCCCTAAGCTAAAAACCGCAGCTATTCCTCTGCCATCAGCTATACCTCCAGCTGCAATTACAGGAACTCTAACTGCATCACATACTTGCGGTGTTAAACACATTGTAGTAGTTTCTCCAACATGACCTCCAGACTCAGTTCCTTCACAAATCAATGCGTCAGCCCCAGCCTTTTCCAAATGTTTAGCATAAGCTA
This region includes:
- the fabF gene encoding beta-ketoacyl-ACP synthase II, giving the protein MKKRVVITGMGVVSPIGTGLETFWENVKKGKCGISPIESFDTTDYSVKLAGEVKDFNPVDYMEKKEAKRQDRYSQFAVVASDLAVKDSGLDIENVDSNRFGVIVGSAVGGIHTIEKEHEKLLTKGPNRVSTFFIPMMLSNIASGLVAIKYKAKAVNFSTVTACATGANAIGESFRKIQNGECDVMITGGAEAAITPCSIAGFTALTTLSTTTDANRASIPFDKERSGFVMGEGAGILVLEDYDHAVNRGAKIYAEVVGYGATCDAYHMTSPDPNSEGASKSMENAIKDADIEPQDIGYINAHGTSTLYNDKFETQAIKKIFSDYAKEVPISSTKSMTGHLLGAAGAVEAIVCAKALEDSYIPATINHKVSDPDLGLNFVPNVGINKEIGYALSNAFGFGGHNATLVIKRYIKNS
- the fabG gene encoding 3-oxoacyl-[acyl-carrier-protein] reductase, with protein sequence MKTAIVTGASKGIGAVIATRLNELGYNLVLNYRSNTKSMEELIKSFTNKDTQNLIIQCDISKYNEAKNLIEEAYSKFGAVDVLINNAGITKDNILPLMAEEEFDLVIDTNLKGTFNCCKHISKKMLKQKYGRVINISSVVGLAGNAGQVNYSASKAGIIGLTKSMARELARKNILVNAIAPGFIQTEMTDKIPEDTRKEMMKNIPLQRLGQPKDIADAVEFLISEKSSYITGQILSVNGGFYM
- the fabD gene encoding ACP S-malonyltransferase — translated: MNKTAFVFPGQGAQYAGMGKEFYENFNESKDIFERANEALGFDIAKICFEGSNEDLSVTKITQPAILTVCMAIYEVIKNNKSNSFAMGGLSLGEYSALTASGAIDFETAVKLVYNRGNYMQNAVPVGEGGMLALLGCSDEDAIRFCNHVTNNCDLLEPANFNCPGQIAAGGKSNAIEYALKETTNFNIKKAVKLQVSAPFHTSMLKPAGNKLKEDLLKVNFKRPECNVVSNVDTEYYQNEEEIKSKLEKQVYNPVRWEACVRKMIADGVNTFVEIGPGKTLCSFIKKIDKSVKFINIENIETLNKYLELSYA
- the fabK gene encoding enoyl-[acyl-carrier-protein] reductase FabK, whose product is MINTKICSLLNIKYPIFQGGMAQISDACLAAAVSEAGGLGIIAAGNNTPEEVKKEIDKIRTLTDKPFGVNVMLLNKYANDISNLLAEEKVPVVITGAGNPGRYMKLWKDAGIKVIPVVPSVAYAKHLEKAGADALICEGTESGGHVGETTTMCLTPQVCDAVRVPVIAAGGIADGRGIAAVFSLGADGVQVGTRFLSAKECNVHQNYKNKVIKSKDTDTAVTGRKTGHPVRVLKNKLVTKFKDLEKNNATVEEMESLGRGRLYKAAIEGDVDYGSVMSGQIAGLVKKEQTCEEIITEMFYEAETLINNLHGFISGGCNE